Below is a window of Planctomycetes bacterium MalM25 DNA.
AATGGCGACATGATCTTCCGGATTCAGATTGCTGCGTTGATCGGTGGCGCCATGCTCGCCTTCTTCGGGGTGCAGGAGTACCGCGTCAGTTCGTCCGCGACGGTCGGTCCGATCGAGGTCGATCTCGCGGCGGTTGAGAAGGGCGAGGTCGACGAGAACAACCACTGGCGGCTCGGCGAGCACATCGCGATCTACGGCGCCTGCGTGTACCAGTACCGGCAGTCGAAGTACGAGACGGGCGAGCCCGGCCCGAGCACCAAGCTCGATTACTGCTACTACCCGGTCGTGTCGTTCGATCACCCCTTCATTCAACAGTTCGGTGAGGCCGAGTCGGGCGCCGACGTGCCGCTCAATGACTTTCGTGTCTTGGTGAAGACCAAGAAGTACGACACGCTCGGGTCGATCCCCGATGGCCTGGGCAACCAAGATTCGGTGCAAGGCTTGGTTGTGAATCTGATTTCGGGGTTGGACTCCGAAGAGAAGGAGCTGTTTACGGGCAGTTTCCCCGGCCTCGACACGGACAAGCTGCTCCTGCTCGAAGAGGGACGCGCGCCCGCCCCGATCGGCAAGAGCCTCGGCATGATCGGGGGCGGTTTGGCGCTGGTGCTCGGCTCCGTGCTCTGGTTCTTCAGAGGGGCGAGCGACGCGGCGTAGCCGACTCGTAGCGGCTGACGGCTGGAGGCCGATGGCGATCTTCTTCACGGTCGCGAACTGCCGGGGCGTGAGCGGGGTCTGAGAGAGAGTTGCACAGCCGAGCCGTACCCGGCGACCGAAGGTCAACGGACGACGCGGTTTGCGCTCGATTCGCCGGCCGGTAGACTGCCCGGTTCGCTGGCTCTCCGCTCCCCCACGCCCGACCTCCCGCTTCGACATGCCCCGCTACAATCCCGCTGTTATCGAGCCGAAGTGGCAGTCCTTCTGGGACGAGCACAAGACCTTCGCCGCCCCGCGGCTGCCGGCGGACGGCTCGAAGAAGCTCTACGCGCTCGACATGTTCCCTTACCCGTCGGGCGATGGGCTGCACGTCGGGCACCCGGAGGGGTACACCGCCACGGACATCGTCTGCCGGGCGAAGCGGATGCAGGGCGTGTCGGTGGTGCACCCGATGGGCTTCGACGCCTTCGGCCTGCCAGCGGAGGAGCATGCGATCAAGACGGGCGAGCACCCGCGCGTGCAGACCGAGAAGAACATCGACACGTTCCGCCGGCAGCTGAAGATGCTCGGCTTCAGCTACGACTGGGACCGCGAGATCGCGACGACCGACGTCCCCTACGTCCGCTGGACGCAGTGGATCTTCTTGCAGCTCTTTGACACCTGGTTTGATAAGGAGCAGCAGAAGGGTCGGCCGATCCGGGATCTGCCGATCCCGGCTGAGGTGGAAGCGGCTGGGGCCGACGCCATTCGGAAGTATCAGGATGAGCGCCGCCTCGCTTTCCAGAGCCATGCGCCGGTGAACTGGTGCCCGGCGCTCGGGACCGTGCTGGCCAATGAAGAGGTCATCGACGGCAAGAGTGAGCGTGGCGGGCACCCGGTCGAACGCCGGCCGCTAAGGCAGTGGATGCTGCGGATCACCGATTACGCCGACCGCTTGTCCGCGGGCCTCGACGCGCTCGACTGGCCCGAGGGCGTGAAGGCGCTGCAGCGCAACTGGATCGGCCGGAGCACCGGCGCCGAAGTCGACTTCCGCTTGAAAGGCGCCCAGCCGCCGGCGGAAGCGGGCCGATTCACCGAGAAACCGGCCGACGGTGTCCTCCGCGTTTACACAACCCGCCCCGACACGCTCTTCGGCGCGACCTACATGGTCGTCGCCCCGGAGCACCCGTACGTCGAGCGCCTGACCACGCCCGAGCAGGCGGACGCGGTGAAGGCGTACGTCGAGGCGGCTTCGTTCAAGAGCGACTTGGACCGGACCGAGCTGGCGAAGGAGAAGACGGGCGTCTTCACTGGCTCGTACGCGATCAACCCGGCGGGCGGCGAGGAGATCCCCGTCTGGATCGCCGACTACGTGCTGATCAGCTACGGCACGGGCGCCATCATGGCCGTCCCCGCGCACGACGAGCGCGACTTCGAGTTCGCCCAGCAGTTCGGCATCCCGATCCGGGCGGTCGTCGATCCGGGCGACCAGGTCTCCGCAGAGGAACGCGCGCAGGTGCTCGCCGGCGAGCAGGTCTCGGCGGAGCACGGTGTCGCGATCAACTCGGGCGAGTTCGACGGCACGCCGACGGCCGAGTTCAAGCAGAAGATCACCGCGTGGCTCGCGGAGCGGGGCGTCGGCGCCGAAGCGGTCAACTACAAGCTCCGCGATTGGCTGTTCAGCCGGCAGCGGTTCTGGGGCGAGCCGTTCCCGATCGCGCACGAGCTGGACGACGCGGGCGAGCCGACCGGCTTCGTCCGCGCCGTGCCCGAGAGCGACCTGCCGGTCGATCTGCCCCACCTGGAGGACTTCAAGCCGCACGGCCGCCCCGAGCCGCCGCTCGACAAGGCGCCCGAGGAGTGGCTGTACCCCACCCTTCTCGATGAAAACGGCGACGGCGTGAAGTGCAAGCGCGAGACCAACACCATGCCGCAGTGGGCGGGCAGCTGCTGGTACTACCTGCGGTTCCTCGACCCGAACAATACCGAAGCGCCGATCGATCCGGAGATCGAGCGGGCGTGGATGCCGGTCGACCTCTACATCGGCGGCGCCGAGCACGCCGTGCTGCACCTCCTGTACTCGCGGTTCTGGCACATGGTGCTGCACGACCGGGGCGTGGTGAGCACCCCCGAGCCGTTCGGCAAGCTGGTCAACCAGGGGATGATCCTCGGCGAGAACGGCGAGAAGATGTCCAAGAGCCGCGGCAACGTGGTCAACCCGGACGACGTGGTCGAGCACTACGGCGCCGACGCCCTTAGGCTCTACGAGATGTTCATGGGGCCGCTGCCCGACAGCAAGCCGTGGAACATGGACGGCGTCGCGGGCGTGGCGAACTTCTTGGGGCGTGTCTGGCGGCTGATCCTCGACGAGAAGGCCGAGGAGCCGGTCCTCCACGAGCTGGTCTCCGACGTCGAGCCGACCGCCGACCAGCTCCGTGTGCTGCACGCCACGATCAAGGCGGTCACGGAGGACATCGACCGACTGAGCTTCAACACGGCGATCGCGCGGATGATGGAGTTCGTCAACTTCTTCAACAAGGAGAAGACCCGCCCACGGGCCTGCCTCGAGCCGCTGGTGCTGCTGCTGTCCCCCTTCGCGCCGCACCTGGGCGAGGAGCTGTGGTCGCTGCTCGGTCACTCCGATTCGCTCGCCTACGAGCCGTGGCCCGAGTTCGACGAGGCCCACCTGAAGCAGGACACGATCGAGCTGCCCGTGCAGATCAAGGGGAAGGTCCGCTCGAAGATCCAGGTCCCCGCCGACGCCGACCAGGCGGCGATCCTCGCCGCCGCGAAGGCCGACCCGAAGATCGCGGAGCAGATCGCCGGCAAGGAGATGATCAAGGAGATCGTCGTGCCGGGGCGGCTGGTGAACCTGGTGGTGAAGGGCTGATCGGCAACTATGCTGATGTCTCCGGCTCAAGCACTCACCTCTGTGGGAGGCGTCTCCCGACGCCGATACCGCGCACCATGCCGAAACGACCCACCATCGCAGGCAGCTCATCGAGGCTGAGGGCCGGGAGAGTCTCCGAGTCTTACGCCGCCTACCTCGTCACGAAAGTCGTGCGTGGTCGCCGCCCTCTGCTGCGTGATCGGGAAGCCATTGAGGTCGTGATCAGCTCCCTGAGGCACTTGCGTGAGGCACATCGTGTCAAGCTCTTTGCCTTCTGCGTCATGCCGGACCACTTGCACGCGACTTTTTGTCTTATGCCGGGGGAAACGCTCCCCGGTGTCGTTGGCGCTTTTTCCAAGTACACGGCACGTCGCCTGAACGTGCTGGTTAGGGAAGAGGGGGCGTTTTGGCAGGAGGGTTTTCATGACCGACGATGCCGTAATTCGGATGAGTTGCACGCCTTGAGCGAGTATGTTGAGCACAACCCGGTCCGAGCTGGCCTCGTCGATTGCGCAGTGGACTGGGAGAACTCGTCGGCTTCACCTTCGCGTCGGGGCATGCTCGATCGCGAGTGGTGGCCTTAATCGGCGTCAGGAGACGCCTCCCACAGTTTTTTCCGCTGGCTCCCTAGCGCATAGACACCATGAAAAACGTCGTCGCTCTGATCCTGGGTGGTGGTCGCGGGACGCGGCTGATGCCGCTCACCGGGTACCGCTCGAAGCCCGCCGTGCCGCTGGCGGGCAAGTACCGGCTGATCGACATCCCGATCAGCAACTGCATCAACTCGGGGATCAGCAGCTGTTACGTGCTGACCCAGTTCCTCTCGGTGAGCCTGCACCAGCACATCCGCGGCACCTACCGCTTCGACGCGTTCAGCGGCGGCTTCGTCGAGATCCTCGCCGCGCAGCAGACCATCGAGGACGACGCCAAGCGCGACTGGTACCAGGGGACCGCGGACGCGGTCCGCAAGAACCTCAGTTACTTCCTGGAGTCGAACTTCGACTACGTGCTGATCCTCTCGGGGGACCAGTTGTACCGGATGAACTTCGAGCGGATGCTGGACGACCACCTCCGCTCGAACGCCGAGGTCACGATCGCGACCAAGCCGGTCGATCGCAAGCAGGCGAGCGGCCTCGGCCTGATGCAGGCGGACGACACGGGCCGGGTGACCGGTTTCGTCGAGAAGCCCAAGACCAAGGAAGAGCAGGACCGCGCTGCGGTCGATCCGGCCTGGATCGACGCCCGCGGCATCCCCTCGAACGGCCGCGACTGCCTGGCGTCGATGGGCATCTACCTGTTCAACCGGCAGACGCTGATCGACCTGCTGCAGAACGAAGAGCACAGCGATTTCGGCAAGGAGATCTTCCCCTCGGCGATCAACGAGCGGCGCGTCCAGATCCACCTGTTCGACGGCTACTGGGAGGACATCGGGACGATCCGCTCGTTCTACGAGTCGAACCTCGAGCTGGCGCAGGCCAGCCCGCCGTTCTCGATGTCGTCGGCCAGCTCGCCGATCTACACCCGCCCCCGCTTCCTGCCGCCCACCCGGGTCGACGGCGCCGAGATCAACCGCACCCTGGTGGCGGACGGGTGCGTGATCGAGCCGGGGGCGAAGATCGACAACAGCGTGATCGGCCTCCGCTGCCGCATCGGTCGCGACGTCACGATCCGCAACACGGTGCTGATGGGAGCCGACTTCTACGAGAGGACCTCCCGCGTGGCCGAGAACGACGCCGCCGGCACGCCGCGGATCGGCATCGGGCCGGGGGCGGTGATCGACGGCGCCATCATCGATAAAAACTGCCGGATCGGCGCCGGCGCCCGCATCGTCAACGACGACGGCCGCCAGGATTTCGACGCCGACCATGGCGTCGTGGTCCGCGACGGGGTGATCGTCGTGCCGAAGAACACGGTTCTGCCGCCCGATTGGCGGCTGGTCTGAACCGCGCGGGCCCCGGAGGGCCCCGGGCTCGTAGACTCCGCCGCGGACCGCGGTAGAATGCGAGACTCAGGGCGCCGAGACCGGCGTCGTTCTGCAGCCCGTGTTCTCCTGGTGGGATCGATGTCGAGCCGTCGTTTGCGTCTGTTGTCCGTTGGTTTGGCGATGTCGGTCGGGCTGCTGGCGGCCCTCCCGGCCCGCTCCCAAGAGGGGTCCGCCGCCCCCAAGCGGGAGTCGGCCAAGATCGAGGCCTACACCGGCCCGCCGATCTACCTGCCGACCGGCGACGCCCCGCCCGCCCCCGCGCAGGTGCAATCGAAGGTCGTCACGGAGAACTTCCCGAACACCGAGACCGTTCGTTTCGAGCGGCGGGTCGTCAAGTACTCGGACAACTCGATTGTCAGCGACGGTTCCCACAAGGAGTACTACTCCAGCGGCCAGCTGTACGTCTCGGGCGAGTACTCGGTCGGCAAGGCGATCGGCAAGTGGACCTACTACCACCCCAGCGGGAAGGTCGCCAAGGAGGTGACCTTCAAGGATGGCAAGCCGGACGGGCCGGTCGTGGTGAACTCGCCCGAGGGCAAGCCGATCGCGCGTCGCGAGTACGCCGAGGGTCGCCGCGCCGGCACGTGGGAGAGCTTCACCCCCGACGGCGAGCAGAAGCTCCGTGAGGAGCGGTACGCCGAAGGCAAGGCCAACGGCGAGTTCAAGGTTTGGTACACGAACGGGCAGCTCCGCCAGCAGATCAACTTCGTCGACGGCAAGCGAGAGGGCCTGGCGACCGAGTGGAGCCGGGTCGGCGACAAGCGTGCGGAGGTCAACTACCGCGACGGCAAGAAGGACGGCGTCGCGACGATCTACGGGCGCGACGGCAAGGTCGTCAAGCAGACCTACGAGGCGGGCCGGCTCGTGTCGCGCGAGGGCTGAGACGCACCACACGCGTTATTGGCGTTCCGGGAACCAGCGCTTAGGGTTGGTTAGGCCCTAAGTTGAAGGCCCGGAGTCCGCCAGTAGCTAGCGAAGCACCACGATTCAATCGACATGCCCGAAGATCGCCCCCACGACTCGCCGCCTCCTCAGGGCGAGGGCCCTCGCACCGGGTCCCGGCCTGCGGGGCGTCCTTCTCAATCGCTGCTGCTCATCGCCCTGATGGTGCTGGCGCTCGGTTTCCTGTTCGCTCAGGCGTTCACGCAGGTCGCCGACATCGATTACGGCTTCTTCTGGCGGCAGGTCGAGCAGGGCAACGTCGCGAAGGTCGAGGTCTCCGGCCAGACGCTGCTGGGCGAGTTCAAGTCGCCGCCGCTGCCGCCCACCAAGGAGGGGGAGGAGCCGAGCACCGACCCGCTGCCCAAACGGTTCGCGGTCGTGCTGCCCCCGGAGGGGCTGGACGACACGCTGAAGGCGAAGCTGGTCGAGCTGAACGCGGGGCCGAGCTACACGCTGCCGTTCAACCTGGACGCGCTGCTCACGCTCTTGTGGCTGGCGCTGATGATCGGCATGGCCTATTTCATGTGGACCTTCATCCGCCGCACCCGCGACCAGATGGTCGGCGGGGGGATGCTGGGCGGGGTCACCAAGAGCCCGGCCCGCCGGTACGAGGTCGAGGAGGGCGAGGAGAAGACCTTCGAGGACGTCGCCGGACTGAAGGGCGTGAAGAAGGACCTGCAGGAGATCGTCGATTTCCTGAAGGAGCCTGAAAGGTTCCAACGCCTTGGCGCGCGGGTCCCCAAGGGCGTGCTGCTCAACGGTCCCCCCGGCACGGGCAAGACGCTCCTCGCCAAGGCGATCGCCGGCGAGGCGGGCGTGCCGTTCTATTCGATCAACGGCTCGGAGTTCATCCAGCTGTTCGTGGGTGTCGGCGCCAGCCGGGTCCGCGACATGTTCAAGACCGCCAAGGCGACCGCGCCCTGCATTTTGTTCATTGACGAGATCGACGCCGTCGGGCGTCAGCGGGGCGCCGGCCTGGGCGGCGGGCACGACGAGCGCGAGCAGACGCTCAACCAGATCCTCAGCGAGATGGACGGCTTCACGCCGACCGAGACCGTCATCGTCATCGCCGCCACGAACCGGCCCGACGTGCTCGACCCGGCTCTGCTGCGCCCGGGCCGCTTCGACCGCCACATCACGGTCGATCGCCCCTCGATCGAAGGCCGCGAGCAGCTGCTGGAGGTCCACACCCGCGGCGTGCCGATCGCCGACGACGTCGACTTCGTCAAACTGGCCCGCGCCACGGTCGGCATGACGGGCGCCGACATCATGAACCTGGTCAACGAAGCCGCCCTGTGGGCGACGCGGCACGACAAGCGGTTCGTCGACAACGACGACTTCGAGTACGCACGCGACAAGCTGCTGATGGGCGACACCCGCGAGGACGTGCTGACCGAGAAGGAGAAGCAGGTCACCGCGTTCCACGAAGCGGGGCACGCGATCCTCGGCTGGCTCATCCCCAGTGGCGCCCGCGTCCACAAGGTGACGATCATCCCCCGCGGACGCGCCCTCGGCGTGACGCAGTACGTGCCGACCGAAGACCGGCACAACATGTCCGAGAGCGAGATGCGCGCCCGTCTCGCGATGACCCTCGCCGGTCGCTCGGCGGAGGAGCTGGTCTTCAGCGAGTTGAGCGCCGGCGCCGAGAACGACCTGAAGCAGGCGACCAGCCTGGCCCGCAAGATGGTCGCCCACTGGGGCATGAGCGACCGGATCGGCCCGGTCGCCTACCACGCGGGGCACGACGACCCCTTCCTCGGACGCGAGATCGTTCAGGAGACCCGGCCCTACAGCGACCACACGGCCCGCGTCATCGATGAGGAGGTCACGCGCACCCTCACCGAGGCGGCCGAGCTCGCCCAGCGGGTGCTCGGCGAGAACCGTCAGAAGCTCGAGGCCTTGGCGATGGCCCTGCTGGAGCGTGAGGAGGTCGACGAGGACGAGCTCACCGAGCTGATCGGCCCCGCCGTCGAGCCGGCGGACTCGCCGCTCGGTCCGCCCGACCCGGCGTACCTCGACCCGGCGGCGCTCGCGGAGGCGCTCCGCGAGAACGCCGAACGAGACTCGCAGGACGACCCCGCTTAATCGGCCTCGAGGCCCGTTATTTAATGGCTCGCCGGGCCCTGCAGAACCATGTGCGGGCGGGGTGGTGTAGGATTAATAGCCTTTTGTGCCCGTTCCCCTAGTTCTCGGGGGGGTCGGTTTTCACGGACCGATTAAAAAGTCGGCACAATAGGCGCAAACCACCTAAACTGCCAAACTGGGCCCGCCTCGCGACGGGTCGGTGTGAAGCCTCCCCGAAGCCCGACGGGGCCTCAGCAGGGACCACATGAGCACGCTCGAATACCAGCCGCAGCACTTCCTCAACCGCGAGTTGAGCTGGCTGGAATTCAATGCGCGGGTCCTGGAGGAGGCGGCCGACGAGACCAACCCGCTGCTGGAGCGGGCCAAGTTCCTC
It encodes the following:
- the leuS gene encoding Leucine--tRNA ligase, with the translated sequence MPRYNPAVIEPKWQSFWDEHKTFAAPRLPADGSKKLYALDMFPYPSGDGLHVGHPEGYTATDIVCRAKRMQGVSVVHPMGFDAFGLPAEEHAIKTGEHPRVQTEKNIDTFRRQLKMLGFSYDWDREIATTDVPYVRWTQWIFLQLFDTWFDKEQQKGRPIRDLPIPAEVEAAGADAIRKYQDERRLAFQSHAPVNWCPALGTVLANEEVIDGKSERGGHPVERRPLRQWMLRITDYADRLSAGLDALDWPEGVKALQRNWIGRSTGAEVDFRLKGAQPPAEAGRFTEKPADGVLRVYTTRPDTLFGATYMVVAPEHPYVERLTTPEQADAVKAYVEAASFKSDLDRTELAKEKTGVFTGSYAINPAGGEEIPVWIADYVLISYGTGAIMAVPAHDERDFEFAQQFGIPIRAVVDPGDQVSAEERAQVLAGEQVSAEHGVAINSGEFDGTPTAEFKQKITAWLAERGVGAEAVNYKLRDWLFSRQRFWGEPFPIAHELDDAGEPTGFVRAVPESDLPVDLPHLEDFKPHGRPEPPLDKAPEEWLYPTLLDENGDGVKCKRETNTMPQWAGSCWYYLRFLDPNNTEAPIDPEIERAWMPVDLYIGGAEHAVLHLLYSRFWHMVLHDRGVVSTPEPFGKLVNQGMILGENGEKMSKSRGNVVNPDDVVEHYGADALRLYEMFMGPLPDSKPWNMDGVAGVANFLGRVWRLILDEKAEEPVLHELVSDVEPTADQLRVLHATIKAVTEDIDRLSFNTAIARMMEFVNFFNKEKTRPRACLEPLVLLLSPFAPHLGEELWSLLGHSDSLAYEPWPEFDEAHLKQDTIELPVQIKGKVRSKIQVPADADQAAILAAAKADPKIAEQIAGKEMIKEIVVPGRLVNLVVKG
- the glgC_1 gene encoding Glucose-1-phosphate adenylyltransferase, which produces MKNVVALILGGGRGTRLMPLTGYRSKPAVPLAGKYRLIDIPISNCINSGISSCYVLTQFLSVSLHQHIRGTYRFDAFSGGFVEILAAQQTIEDDAKRDWYQGTADAVRKNLSYFLESNFDYVLILSGDQLYRMNFERMLDDHLRSNAEVTIATKPVDRKQASGLGLMQADDTGRVTGFVEKPKTKEEQDRAAVDPAWIDARGIPSNGRDCLASMGIYLFNRQTLIDLLQNEEHSDFGKEIFPSAINERRVQIHLFDGYWEDIGTIRSFYESNLELAQASPPFSMSSASSPIYTRPRFLPPTRVDGAEINRTLVADGCVIEPGAKIDNSVIGLRCRIGRDVTIRNTVLMGADFYERTSRVAENDAAGTPRIGIGPGAVIDGAIIDKNCRIGAGARIVNDDGRQDFDADHGVVVRDGVIVVPKNTVLPPDWRLV
- a CDS encoding MORN repeat variant, which codes for MSSRRLRLLSVGLAMSVGLLAALPARSQEGSAAPKRESAKIEAYTGPPIYLPTGDAPPAPAQVQSKVVTENFPNTETVRFERRVVKYSDNSIVSDGSHKEYYSSGQLYVSGEYSVGKAIGKWTYYHPSGKVAKEVTFKDGKPDGPVVVNSPEGKPIARREYAEGRRAGTWESFTPDGEQKLREERYAEGKANGEFKVWYTNGQLRQQINFVDGKREGLATEWSRVGDKRAEVNYRDGKKDGVATIYGRDGKVVKQTYEAGRLVSREG
- the ftsH gene encoding ATP-dependent zinc metalloprotease FtsH, translated to MVLALGFLFAQAFTQVADIDYGFFWRQVEQGNVAKVEVSGQTLLGEFKSPPLPPTKEGEEPSTDPLPKRFAVVLPPEGLDDTLKAKLVELNAGPSYTLPFNLDALLTLLWLALMIGMAYFMWTFIRRTRDQMVGGGMLGGVTKSPARRYEVEEGEEKTFEDVAGLKGVKKDLQEIVDFLKEPERFQRLGARVPKGVLLNGPPGTGKTLLAKAIAGEAGVPFYSINGSEFIQLFVGVGASRVRDMFKTAKATAPCILFIDEIDAVGRQRGAGLGGGHDEREQTLNQILSEMDGFTPTETVIVIAATNRPDVLDPALLRPGRFDRHITVDRPSIEGREQLLEVHTRGVPIADDVDFVKLARATVGMTGADIMNLVNEAALWATRHDKRFVDNDDFEYARDKLLMGDTREDVLTEKEKQVTAFHEAGHAILGWLIPSGARVHKVTIIPRGRALGVTQYVPTEDRHNMSESEMRARLAMTLAGRSAEELVFSELSAGAENDLKQATSLARKMVAHWGMSDRIGPVAYHAGHDDPFLGREIVQETRPYSDHTARVIDEEVTRTLTEAAELAQRVLGENRQKLEALAMALLEREEVDEDELTELIGPAVEPADSPLGPPDPAYLDPAALAEALRENAERDSQDDPA